The following coding sequences lie in one Aspergillus luchuensis IFO 4308 DNA, chromosome 8, nearly complete sequence genomic window:
- a CDS encoding ubiquitin carboxyl-terminal hydrolase (COG:O;~EggNog:ENOG410PWTU;~InterPro:IPR038765,IPR036959,IPR001578;~MEROPS:MER0000836;~PFAM:PF01088;~go_function: GO:0004843 - thiol-dependent ubiquitin-specific protease activity [Evidence IEA];~go_process: GO:0006511 - ubiquitin-dependent protein catabolic process [Evidence IEA]) has protein sequence MERKTWRMLENNPDVMNQLAAKLGLSPELQFYDVYSLDDSSELTHIPRPALALLVIIPLTPAWNQNRKAEDADKEEPYPGSGRPDEPVIWFKQTIGHACGSIGLLHSVINGPAVDFIKPDSDLAEIRKQAIPLDMDKRAKMLYDSETFEVAHKSVEQAGDTDANLMDERDGGHFVSFVKSGGKLWELEGSRKAPLERGDLGEDEDVLSPRALDMGLKRIIDLNAGEGGSLCFSCIALAHRAKSHA, from the exons ATGGAAAGGAAAACATGGAGAATGCTAG AAAACAACCCCGACGTAATGAACCAACTAGCAGCAAAGCTAGGCTTATCGCCGGAGCTACAGTTCTACGACGTATATTCCCTAGACGACTCATCAGAGCTTACACACATCCCCCGACCTGCTCTAGCTCTGTTGGTGATCATCCCACTTACACCAGCCTGGAACCAAAACCGCAAGGCCGAAGATGCTGACAAAGAAGAACCCTATCCTGGCTCCGGCCGCCCTGATGAGCCCGTCATCTGGTTCAAGCAAACCATCGGCCACGCCTGTGGTTCGATCGGTCTGCTCCATAGCGTGATCAATGGTCCGGCTGTTGACTTTATCAAGCCTGATTCCGATCTCGCGGAGATACGCAAGCAAGCTATACCGCTGGATATGGACAAACGCGCTAAGATGCTGTACGACAGTGAGACATTTGAAGTCGCTCATAAGTCAGTCGAGCAGGCTGGTGATACCGATGCGAATTTAATGGATGAGCGTGATGGTGGCCATTTCGTTAGTTTTGTAAAGAGTGGTGGGAAGCTCTGGGAGCTGGAGGGGTCGAGGAAGGCACCTCTGGAGAGGGGAGATCTtggtgaggacgaggatgttcTTAGTCCACGGGCGCTTGATATGGGTCTTAAGAGGATTATCGATTTGAATGcgggtgaaggaggaagtcTGTGTTTCAGTTGCATTGCTTTGGCCCATAGGGCCAAAAGCCATGCTTAA